The following nucleotide sequence is from Pedobacter sp. PACM 27299.
GGAGGTGAACCATTCAGTAATCTTTTCATTTTTGATAAAACCGGAAAGCTTAGGAAAGAAGTGAAGAAAGCAGGGTATCAGATTACCGATATTGTTTTCCCACAATAGCTATAGATAATAATTAAATAGAATAGCCCTAGCTTATACGCTGGGGCTTTTTTTTTATAAATAATTACAGGAAGAGATCAGCATTAGGAAATACTGATTATATAAAAAAAGAGCCGAATTATATAAATTTAAATGACGTGTTTGGGCTAGGTTTGTCTCTTCATGAAATCTAAACTGCTTCTGTTTTAGTGCTGAAAAACATATTAACAAGCATTTTGTTGATCTTCTAATATTAATCTTATGATCCTATAATGATGAAGCATACTTACCAAATCACTGGAATGACCTGCGATGGTTGTCGAACGAAAGTTGAAAACGCCTTAAATGGAATTGATGGGGTATCAGCAACAGTAACTCTGGAGCCCGCAGCAGCAGTCATAACGATGGATACGCATATTCCAACTGAAAAGTTGCAGGATGCATTATCGGCTACAGGAAATTATAAGATTGAAATGGCAGTGCATCATTGGCCTGCTCGTAAGGAACATGTACATCAGGAGCATGAACATCAGGCAGCTCATGTATCCTTGGCGCATAAAGTTAATCAGGCAGGTGGCGTATATTATTGCCCGATGCATTGTGAAGGAGAGAAGACTTATGACCAACCTGGCAGTTGTCCGGTCTGTGGAATGGATCTTTTAAAACAGCCAATCGTACAAAAGGCCTCGCAATTTACCTGTCCAATGCATCCGGAAATCATTCGGGATCAACCTGGGGCATGCCCAATATGCGGGATGGACCTGGTGCCAACTGGATTGGATGTTGAAGCAGAAGACCATACTTACGAAGACTTATTACGTAAATTTAAGATAGCTGCGATATTCACCGTTCCCATTTTCATCATCGCCATGACTGAAATGGTGCCTAATAACCCATTATTTAAACTAATGGACCTTAAATATTGGAACTGGGTTCAATTCGCGTTTTCTTTACCAGTGGTATTCTATACCGCCTGGATGTTCTTTGAACGCGCCTGGAGATCAATTGTGAGCTGGAAGCTAAATATGTTTACCCTGATTGGAATTGGGGCAGGAGTGGCATGGGGCTTTAGTATCGTCGCCATGCTTTTCCCGGATATCTTTCCAGACCAGTTTAAAACCCATCATGGAACAGTTTACGTCTATTTTGAAGCGGCCACAGTAATCCTGACTTTAGTATTGCTAGGGCAGCTTCTGGAAGCTAGAGCACACGGAAAAACGAATACAGCCATCAAAGAACTTTTAAAATTGGCGCCCAACACGGCGACAAAAATTGTGGATGGAAAAGAGCTGATGGTATCCATTGATGACATTCAAAAAGGAGATCTGCTGCGTGTGAAACCTGGAGAAAAGATTCCTGTTGATGGCAGTATCAAAACCGGCGAAGTGACTATTGATGAATCCATGATCACCGGTGAACCTGTACCGGTAGAGAAAAGTCCTGGCGACAAAGTGAGTTCAGGAACGATCAATGGCAATAAGACCTTTGTGATGCTGGCCGAAAAAGTAGGCTCTGAAACATTGCTTTCTCAAATCATAGAAATGGTCAATTCTGCGAGTCGCTCGAAAGCACCCATCCAAAAGTTAGCCGATGAAATCTCTGGTTATTTTGTGCCGGTTGTAGTATTGATTGCGATCGCAACATTCGTGGTCTGGGCTATTTATGGGCCTGATCCCGCCTATGTATACGCTTTCGTAAATGCGATTGCCGTGCTGATTATCGCTTGTCCATGTGCCCTCGGCTTGGCTACGCCGATGTCTGTAATGGTGGGAGTAGGAAAGGGTGCCCAGTCTGGTATCCTCATTAAGAATGCAGAGTCTTTGGAGAAAATGAATAAGATTGATGTAGTCATCATTGATAAAACAGGAACAGTAACGGAAGGAAAACCATCTGTTGAAAAAGTAAGCAGCGTCCAGCCCGATTTCAGCGAAAAAGATATTTTAGAAAGAATAGTTGCATTGAATAGCAGCAGTGAGCATCCACTGGCGGCAGCAACACTTCGTTATGGCGAAGAAAAGAAAGTCGCCGTACAGTCTATATCAGATTTTGAAGCCGTAACAGGTAAAGGAGTTATTGGGAAACTCGGAACTGAGGATCTTGCCTTAGGCAATCAGAAGTTAATGGAGCATGTAGGTGCTGAAATCTCTGCAGAGATTAATGAACACGTGAAGTCTGCCCAAAAACTGGGCAAAACAGTTTCCTACTTATCGGTAGGGAAGTTTGCGGTAGGTTTCGTTGTCATTTCTGATAAGATCAAAGAAACCAGTGCAGCCGCAATCCGTAAATTACAGGAGGAGGGATTGCAGGTTTTAATGTTTACCGGAGATAACGAAGATACTGCAAAAGCAGTAAGTCAGACCTTAAATC
It contains:
- a CDS encoding heavy metal translocating P-type ATPase, whose amino-acid sequence is MKHTYQITGMTCDGCRTKVENALNGIDGVSATVTLEPAAAVITMDTHIPTEKLQDALSATGNYKIEMAVHHWPARKEHVHQEHEHQAAHVSLAHKVNQAGGVYYCPMHCEGEKTYDQPGSCPVCGMDLLKQPIVQKASQFTCPMHPEIIRDQPGACPICGMDLVPTGLDVEAEDHTYEDLLRKFKIAAIFTVPIFIIAMTEMVPNNPLFKLMDLKYWNWVQFAFSLPVVFYTAWMFFERAWRSIVSWKLNMFTLIGIGAGVAWGFSIVAMLFPDIFPDQFKTHHGTVYVYFEAATVILTLVLLGQLLEARAHGKTNTAIKELLKLAPNTATKIVDGKELMVSIDDIQKGDLLRVKPGEKIPVDGSIKTGEVTIDESMITGEPVPVEKSPGDKVSSGTINGNKTFVMLAEKVGSETLLSQIIEMVNSASRSKAPIQKLADEISGYFVPVVVLIAIATFVVWAIYGPDPAYVYAFVNAIAVLIIACPCALGLATPMSVMVGVGKGAQSGILIKNAESLEKMNKIDVVIIDKTGTVTEGKPSVEKVSSVQPDFSEKDILERIVALNSSSEHPLAAATLRYGEEKKVAVQSISDFEAVTGKGVIGKLGTEDLALGNQKLMEHVGAEISAEINEHVKSAQKLGKTVSYLSVGKFAVGFVVISDKIKETSAAAIRKLQEEGLQVLMFTGDNEDTAKAVSQTLNLDGFKAQMLPEDKLNEIKKLQAAGKMVAMAGDGINDAPALSQADIGIAMGTGTDVAIQSAAITLVKGDLNGIAKARLLSHKVMGNIKGNLFFALGYNVLGIPVAAGLLYPFFGILLSPMIAALAMSFSSVSVILNSLRLRNAKID